Proteins encoded by one window of Opitutia bacterium:
- a CDS encoding LysE family transporter produces MNYWPEFLTIVVAHALAVASPGPDFALVLRQSLAHGRRVAVWASIGIGCGIGFHVGYCSLGLGLLLRDSPTALNIAKYLGAAYLAWVGVQALRAQPRNGDLDLAEGDVAPTNGAAWMQGFIVNVLNPKAALFFIALYALRVSPSTPSLLKFGYGAWLMLATMAWFCLVSVLFTQTEVRRRFLRHGHWIDRALGVVFLAFAAALVLAKLS; encoded by the coding sequence ATGAATTACTGGCCTGAATTTCTCACGATCGTCGTTGCGCACGCGCTCGCGGTCGCGAGTCCGGGACCGGACTTCGCGCTGGTGCTGCGCCAGAGCCTCGCGCACGGGCGCCGCGTCGCCGTGTGGGCGAGCATCGGCATCGGGTGCGGCATCGGTTTCCACGTCGGCTACTGCTCACTTGGGCTCGGCCTGCTGCTCCGTGATTCGCCCACGGCGTTGAACATCGCGAAATATCTCGGCGCGGCCTATCTCGCGTGGGTCGGCGTGCAGGCGCTGCGGGCCCAGCCGCGCAACGGCGACCTCGATCTGGCCGAAGGCGACGTCGCGCCGACGAACGGCGCGGCGTGGATGCAGGGCTTCATCGTCAACGTGCTCAACCCGAAGGCCGCGCTCTTCTTCATCGCGCTCTACGCCCTGCGCGTGAGCCCGAGCACGCCTTCGCTGCTCAAGTTCGGCTACGGTGCCTGGCTGATGCTCGCGACGATGGCGTGGTTCTGCCTCGTGTCGGTGCTGTTCACGCAGACGGAAGTCCGCCGCCGCTTCCTCCGCCACGGCCACTGGATCGATCGCGCGCTCGGCGTGGTGTTTCTGGCCTTCGCTGCGGCGCTGGTGCTGGCGAAACTGAGCTAA
- a CDS encoding FAD-binding protein: protein MKENYAAATRELKRRLGARVDVSEKGRFAASFDSSKVSFMPAAVIKPRAEREVGVVLELANKHRVPVTVRGRGTTLMGSAAPVRGGWVVDMLALKKVTVDADAGLATAQAGATTQAIQEAAAKLGWFFPLDPSSKAYCTIGGNIACNAGGMHGGKYGVTRDFVVALRGFLPTGEFVEWGTATKKFSAGFNLRDLWIGSEGMLGIVTGAVLKLLPQPAARWTLLTSFADEVSALKSAKALFRQRVMPAICEFLDRESVVCAERAMKTTIFPGQAGRPVILLEFAGGAAEIEDVKATVLAWAQEHALGFREAKSREEAEELWAVRRKCSGAMFELGDSKLNEDIVVPMRSYEKFARFLAQLKRRSRLAIPTFGHLADGNLHVNIMYHRADAAEAKRAEDAVQTLMETVVALGGAISGEHGIGLAKTPFLRIQHSPAQVKAMQAVKHALDPRGICNPGKMFEPVRIWKFQKLAVSFPWDHK from the coding sequence ATGAAGGAGAACTACGCCGCTGCCACCCGTGAGTTGAAACGCCGCCTCGGCGCGCGCGTCGATGTGTCGGAGAAGGGGCGCTTCGCCGCGTCGTTCGACAGCAGCAAGGTCTCCTTCATGCCGGCCGCCGTGATCAAACCTCGCGCCGAACGCGAGGTGGGCGTCGTCCTCGAACTCGCCAACAAACATCGCGTGCCGGTGACGGTGCGCGGACGCGGCACGACGCTCATGGGCTCCGCGGCGCCGGTGCGTGGCGGCTGGGTCGTGGACATGCTCGCGTTGAAGAAGGTCACCGTCGACGCCGACGCCGGACTCGCCACCGCGCAAGCGGGTGCGACGACGCAGGCGATCCAGGAAGCGGCGGCGAAGCTCGGCTGGTTCTTCCCGCTCGATCCGTCGTCGAAGGCTTATTGCACGATCGGCGGCAACATCGCCTGCAACGCCGGCGGCATGCACGGCGGCAAATACGGCGTGACGCGCGATTTCGTCGTGGCGCTGCGCGGCTTCCTGCCGACGGGCGAGTTCGTGGAGTGGGGCACGGCAACGAAGAAATTTTCCGCGGGCTTCAACCTGCGCGATCTCTGGATCGGCAGCGAAGGCATGCTCGGCATCGTGACCGGCGCCGTGCTGAAGCTCCTTCCGCAGCCCGCTGCGCGCTGGACGCTGCTCACGTCGTTCGCCGACGAGGTGAGCGCGCTGAAATCCGCGAAGGCGCTCTTCCGCCAACGCGTGATGCCCGCGATCTGCGAGTTTCTCGACCGCGAGAGCGTCGTGTGCGCCGAGCGCGCGATGAAGACCACCATCTTTCCCGGTCAGGCCGGCCGCCCGGTGATCCTGCTAGAGTTTGCCGGCGGTGCCGCCGAGATCGAGGACGTGAAGGCCACCGTGCTCGCGTGGGCGCAGGAACACGCGCTCGGTTTCCGCGAGGCGAAGAGCCGCGAGGAGGCCGAGGAACTGTGGGCCGTGCGTCGCAAATGCTCGGGCGCGATGTTCGAGCTGGGCGACTCGAAGCTGAACGAGGACATCGTCGTGCCGATGCGCAGTTACGAGAAGTTCGCGCGCTTCCTCGCGCAGCTGAAGCGCCGCTCGCGGCTGGCGATCCCGACGTTTGGCCACCTCGCCGACGGCAACCTGCACGTGAACATCATGTATCACCGCGCCGACGCCGCCGAGGCGAAGCGCGCGGAGGACGCCGTGCAGACGCTGATGGAAACGGTCGTCGCGCTCGGCGGCGCGATCTCCGGTGAACACGGCATCGGCCTCGCGAAAACGCCGTTCCTCCGCATCCAGCACTCGCCCGCGCAGGTGAAGGCGATGCAGGCCGTGAAGCACGCGCTCGACCCGCGCGGCATCTGCAATCCGGGGAAAATGTTCGAGCCGGTGCGCATCTGGAAGTTCCAGAAACTCGCCGTCTCCTTCCCGTGGGACCACAAGTGA
- a CDS encoding MFS transporter — translation MKSPRVSLAVLMGAQAQVTFNDCAAKMMLISLSQQLARTAGWDAKLTTALISGLLVAPYVLFGPVCGWLSDRFSKRDVFNAALVLQVGVVVLLIASCWAHSLAAALGCFFLLSVQTAILAPAKRGIILEYAGPEKLSRWVGLTEMANVTAILVGLWAGGQLFSHWLVATGAAWTAALNVSILLGVLSVVAWAAFQLAAPTPAQSQEPYAPSLWFRHFRDVAEVWREKPLWRSTLGICFFYGVGGYVALLVPQVALEHQAGGPQTGAVQGLMMLMVGVGTMTGNLLAGLFSRRGIEMGLAPIGGLLLAGCLAALSISQPPASFALSGREFWLSPYITLLIGAGYASGLFLVPLYAFIQKSAGDHRRGRVLAGVSLLDSTAGLLASGVYWLLATDGMLRLSARTQFLVLAVLTALMTIYALYHLPHQTVCTVMRFFGPFFYRVKARGRENLPSSGALIVCNHLSYVDAVVLQIASPRPIRFVAFAGLAKSRVVRYLFRAAGVIPVAPDKPMKGIRLAVDAIKDGELVCVFPEGAISRTGQLMQLKRGFETIARQAHAPVVPAVIDGLWGSVYSFAGNKYLWKSPRLKPTHVCVIFGESIGPDQISVGTARRALLDLGEQAFQERPSLKRHLARECVRALAKRPNHVEVVDRTAERRPVKAAQLLAVAAALSRHIRKHVPEKRVGIVLPPGAGAHIANLAVACAGKTPVNLNFTVGRAAVEAAMRIGEIKTVISADAMRAKIPNFPFPEDTWDFKKTIEAMGGKKAILPWLIAAYVLPNQWIADLLGLPRYGDNEEAGLLFTSGSAGEPKGVVLTHRNILSNCAQISSLSILPNTATLIGCLPVFHSFGFTVTVWYPILRGCRVVTLPSPLETRKIVEAIRDEKATVLVGAPTFVRPLLKKATKEELASLDLVVTGAEKLPMDLYEAFLQQFNIEVLQGYGLTETTPVASVNQHHPPVTTSTAEHQNGKRTGSVGRLLPGMTARIVDPDTGVELPMESTGMLWLKGPNVFPGYLKDPEKTAGAIRPGQWFVTGDLGRMDDDGFVYIEGRLSRFSKIGGEMVPHGTVEARIAELFGWDQNEGPTAVVTGIPDATKGEALVLLTTMEVSAEDVRAKLLEAGLPNLWVPRIIRRVDKIPMLGTGKTDLKGCRTLAIELAKGEAG, via the coding sequence ATGAAATCACCCCGCGTTTCGCTTGCCGTCCTGATGGGCGCGCAGGCTCAGGTCACCTTCAACGATTGTGCGGCGAAGATGATGCTGATCTCGCTTTCGCAACAGCTCGCGCGCACCGCCGGCTGGGATGCGAAACTGACCACGGCGCTGATCAGCGGTTTGTTGGTGGCGCCGTATGTTCTGTTCGGACCGGTGTGCGGGTGGTTGTCGGATCGTTTTTCGAAGCGCGACGTCTTCAACGCGGCCTTGGTCCTGCAGGTCGGTGTCGTCGTCCTGTTGATCGCGTCGTGCTGGGCGCACTCGCTCGCGGCGGCGCTGGGCTGCTTCTTCCTGCTTTCCGTGCAGACCGCGATCCTCGCCCCGGCGAAGCGCGGCATCATCCTCGAATACGCGGGACCGGAGAAACTCTCTCGCTGGGTCGGGCTCACCGAGATGGCCAACGTCACCGCCATCCTCGTCGGCCTCTGGGCCGGCGGCCAGCTGTTCAGTCACTGGCTGGTGGCGACGGGCGCCGCTTGGACGGCCGCGCTGAACGTGTCGATCCTGCTCGGCGTGCTCTCGGTCGTCGCGTGGGCCGCGTTCCAACTCGCGGCACCGACCCCGGCCCAGTCGCAGGAACCCTACGCGCCGTCGCTCTGGTTCCGCCACTTCCGGGATGTTGCCGAGGTCTGGCGCGAGAAGCCGCTGTGGCGTTCGACGCTGGGCATCTGCTTCTTCTACGGCGTCGGCGGCTACGTCGCGCTGCTCGTGCCGCAGGTGGCGCTCGAACATCAGGCCGGCGGTCCGCAAACCGGCGCGGTGCAGGGCCTCATGATGCTGATGGTCGGCGTCGGCACGATGACCGGCAATCTGCTCGCGGGCCTGTTCTCGCGGCGCGGCATCGAGATGGGCTTGGCGCCGATCGGTGGCTTGCTGCTCGCGGGATGCCTCGCGGCGTTGAGCATTTCGCAACCGCCCGCGTCCTTCGCCTTGAGCGGGCGCGAATTCTGGCTGAGTCCCTACATCACGCTGCTCATCGGTGCCGGCTACGCGTCCGGCCTGTTTCTCGTCCCGCTCTACGCGTTCATCCAAAAGAGCGCGGGCGACCATCGCCGCGGCCGGGTGCTGGCGGGCGTGAGCCTCTTGGATAGCACGGCTGGTTTGCTGGCTTCGGGCGTTTATTGGCTGCTCGCGACGGACGGCATGCTGCGGCTCTCGGCGCGCACGCAGTTCCTCGTGCTCGCGGTGCTGACGGCGCTGATGACGATCTATGCGCTGTATCACCTGCCGCACCAGACGGTGTGCACGGTGATGCGATTCTTCGGCCCGTTCTTCTATCGCGTGAAAGCGCGGGGGCGCGAGAACCTGCCCTCGAGCGGCGCGCTGATCGTCTGCAACCACCTGAGCTACGTCGACGCCGTCGTGCTGCAGATCGCCTCGCCGCGGCCGATCCGCTTCGTGGCGTTCGCGGGCCTCGCGAAGAGCCGCGTCGTGCGCTACCTGTTCCGCGCGGCCGGGGTCATTCCGGTGGCGCCGGACAAGCCGATGAAGGGCATCCGCCTGGCGGTCGATGCGATCAAGGACGGCGAACTCGTGTGCGTTTTCCCCGAGGGCGCGATCTCGCGCACCGGCCAGCTCATGCAGCTGAAGCGCGGCTTCGAGACCATCGCGCGCCAGGCGCACGCGCCGGTCGTGCCGGCGGTGATCGATGGGCTGTGGGGCTCGGTGTATTCCTTCGCGGGCAACAAATACCTCTGGAAGTCGCCCCGCCTGAAACCGACGCACGTGTGCGTGATTTTCGGTGAAAGCATCGGGCCGGACCAAATTTCGGTCGGCACGGCGCGCCGCGCGCTGCTCGATCTGGGCGAACAGGCCTTCCAGGAGCGTCCGTCGCTCAAGCGCCACCTCGCGCGCGAGTGCGTGCGCGCGCTCGCGAAGCGCCCGAACCACGTCGAGGTGGTCGACCGCACGGCCGAGCGCCGGCCGGTCAAGGCCGCGCAATTGCTCGCGGTCGCCGCCGCGCTCTCGCGCCACATCCGGAAGCACGTCCCCGAAAAGCGCGTCGGCATCGTGTTGCCGCCGGGCGCGGGCGCGCACATCGCGAATCTCGCCGTTGCCTGCGCGGGCAAGACGCCCGTGAACCTGAACTTCACCGTCGGTCGCGCCGCCGTCGAGGCCGCGATGCGCATCGGCGAAATTAAAACGGTCATCAGCGCCGACGCGATGCGGGCGAAGATCCCGAATTTCCCGTTCCCCGAGGACACGTGGGATTTCAAGAAGACGATCGAGGCGATGGGCGGCAAGAAGGCGATCCTGCCCTGGCTCATCGCCGCCTACGTGCTGCCCAACCAGTGGATCGCCGACCTGCTCGGGCTGCCGCGCTACGGCGACAACGAGGAGGCCGGCCTGTTGTTCACCAGCGGCAGCGCGGGTGAGCCGAAGGGCGTCGTGCTCACGCACCGCAACATCCTCTCGAACTGCGCGCAGATTTCCTCGCTCTCGATTTTGCCCAACACGGCGACGCTGATCGGCTGCCTGCCGGTGTTCCACTCCTTCGGTTTCACCGTCACGGTGTGGTATCCGATCCTGCGCGGTTGCCGAGTCGTCACCCTCCCGAGCCCGCTCGAAACGCGCAAAATCGTCGAGGCGATCCGCGACGAAAAGGCGACGGTGTTGGTCGGTGCGCCGACGTTCGTGCGGCCGCTGCTCAAGAAGGCGACGAAGGAGGAACTCGCGTCGCTCGACCTCGTTGTCACGGGCGCCGAGAAGCTCCCGATGGATCTCTACGAGGCGTTCCTCCAGCAGTTCAATATCGAGGTCCTCCAGGGTTACGGGCTCACCGAGACCACGCCGGTCGCGAGCGTGAACCAGCACCACCCGCCGGTGACGACATCGACTGCCGAACACCAGAACGGCAAGCGCACCGGCTCCGTCGGACGTCTGCTGCCGGGCATGACGGCGCGCATCGTCGATCCGGATACGGGCGTCGAGTTGCCGATGGAGTCGACCGGCATGCTTTGGCTGAAAGGCCCGAATGTTTTCCCGGGTTACCTGAAGGATCCGGAAAAAACCGCCGGCGCGATCCGACCCGGGCAGTGGTTCGTCACCGGCGACCTCGGGCGCATGGACGACGACGGCTTCGTCTACATCGAGGGCCGACTCTCGCGCTTCTCCAAGATCGGCGGCGAAATGGTGCCGCACGGCACAGTCGAGGCCCGCATCGCGGAGCTTTTCGGCTGGGACCAGAACGAGGGCCCGACGGCGGTCGTCACGGGCATCCCCGACGCCACGAAGGGCGAAGCGCTCGTGTTGCTGACCACGATGGAGGTCTCCGCCGAGGACGTGCGGGCGAAGCTCCTCGAAGCTGGCCTGCCCAACCTCTGGGTGCCGCGCATCATCCGTCGCGTGGACAAAATCCCGATGCTCGGCACCGGCAAGACCGACCTCAAAGGCTGCCGCACGCTCGCCATCGAGCTGGCGAAGGGCGAGGCGGGCTGA
- a CDS encoding AAA family ATPase, whose product MIASVHFKNFKALRSATVSLEPFNLVIGPNGSGKTSLIQALLRLRTLAALPASRTRELKHAQAGGPEIEFRFLPPFDGLRVISACAPDELVCDTLVVQHPPGDPGEQLWEKLRARLLTMRGFLLDHYAMAVPAKRDEGRELASNAGNLAAVLADWRQHTPETLERLETEFRRIVPEFKGLEFRHPDAASVELLARVNGDAVPADSLSQGTLYLLAILTLAFAPEPPAVVCLEEADRGVHPRMLREIRDALYRLSYPHDFGETRAPVQVITTTHSPYLLDLFKDHPDEVVLANKHGRSATFERLSARDDLRELLSESNLGDLWYSGILGGTPDEA is encoded by the coding sequence GTGATCGCCTCGGTCCACTTCAAGAACTTCAAGGCGCTGCGCTCGGCGACGGTCAGCTTGGAGCCCTTCAATCTCGTCATCGGCCCCAACGGCTCCGGCAAGACGAGCCTCATCCAGGCGCTCCTCCGCCTCCGCACGCTCGCCGCGCTGCCCGCCTCGCGCACGCGCGAGCTCAAACACGCGCAGGCTGGAGGACCGGAGATCGAGTTCCGTTTCCTTCCGCCATTCGACGGTCTGCGTGTCATCTCCGCTTGCGCCCCGGACGAGCTCGTCTGCGACACGCTGGTGGTGCAGCATCCGCCGGGCGATCCGGGCGAGCAGCTGTGGGAAAAGCTTCGCGCGCGCCTGCTCACGATGCGCGGGTTCCTGCTCGACCATTACGCGATGGCCGTGCCCGCCAAACGCGACGAGGGCCGCGAACTCGCCTCCAACGCCGGCAACCTCGCCGCCGTGCTCGCCGACTGGCGCCAGCACACGCCCGAGACGCTCGAGCGACTCGAAACGGAATTCCGGCGCATCGTGCCCGAGTTCAAAGGACTCGAGTTCCGCCACCCCGATGCGGCCAGCGTCGAGTTGCTCGCGCGCGTGAACGGCGACGCCGTGCCCGCCGACTCGCTCTCCCAAGGCACGCTTTACCTGCTCGCGATCCTGACGCTGGCGTTCGCCCCCGAGCCGCCGGCGGTCGTCTGCCTCGAGGAAGCCGACCGCGGCGTGCACCCGCGTATGCTGCGCGAGATTCGCGATGCCCTCTATCGGTTGAGTTACCCGCACGACTTCGGCGAGACGCGCGCGCCGGTGCAGGTGATCACCACGACGCATTCGCCCTACCTGCTCGACCTTTTCAAGGATCATCCGGACGAGGTGGTGCTCGCCAACAAGCACGGCCGCTCCGCGACTTTCGAGCGGCTCTCGGCGCGCGATGACCTGCGCGAGTTGCTCAGCGAGTCGAACCTTGGCGATCTCTGGTATAGCGGCATCCTCGGCGGCACGCCGGACGAAGCGTGA
- a CDS encoding ABC transporter ATP-binding protein: protein MSASVELRGVTKSFGTVTVVNQVDLRVESGEFLTLLGPSGCGKTTMLRMIAGFETPDDGAVLIDGVDVTTLPPYRRPVNQVFQSYALFPHLTVAENIAFGLRMERKPADEIARRVAEAIDLVDLDGLGDRKPHQLSGGQRQRVALARAIAPQPKVLLLDEPLSALDAKLRRAMQLELKRLQRQLGMTFIFVTHDQEEALTLSDRVVVVKGGRIEQIGPVVDVYHHPASAFVADFLGQSNLLEATITGRDLLGAVTSARLACGLELQLAAPGVPASAKKLLVSIRPEKVAVSKSRPDAANAFAALVDEEVFQGPTDYLELHLDGGLELNALLANESALNESICRGERVWVALHASDLVVVHAE, encoded by the coding sequence ATGAGCGCCAGCGTCGAACTGCGGGGCGTGACCAAGAGCTTCGGCACCGTGACGGTCGTCAATCAGGTCGATCTGCGGGTCGAGTCCGGCGAATTTCTCACGCTGCTCGGACCATCGGGCTGCGGCAAGACGACCATGCTGCGCATGATCGCGGGCTTCGAGACGCCGGATGACGGCGCCGTGCTCATCGACGGCGTGGATGTCACGACGCTGCCGCCCTATCGCCGGCCGGTGAACCAGGTTTTCCAAAGCTACGCGCTCTTCCCGCACCTCACCGTGGCGGAGAACATCGCCTTCGGCCTCCGCATGGAGCGCAAGCCCGCCGATGAGATCGCGCGCCGCGTGGCCGAAGCCATCGACCTCGTCGACCTCGATGGGCTCGGCGATCGCAAGCCGCACCAGCTCTCCGGCGGCCAGCGCCAGCGCGTCGCGCTCGCGCGTGCCATCGCGCCGCAGCCCAAGGTGCTGCTCCTCGACGAGCCGCTCTCCGCCCTCGACGCCAAGCTCCGCCGCGCGATGCAGCTCGAGTTGAAACGCCTGCAGCGCCAGCTCGGCATGACCTTCATCTTCGTCACACACGACCAGGAGGAAGCGCTCACGCTCAGCGACCGCGTCGTCGTCGTGAAAGGCGGACGCATCGAACAGATCGGTCCGGTCGTGGACGTCTATCATCATCCCGCTTCGGCCTTCGTCGCGGACTTCCTCGGGCAATCCAACCTGCTCGAGGCCACGATCACCGGCCGCGACCTTCTCGGCGCCGTGACCTCGGCGCGTCTGGCGTGCGGGCTCGAACTGCAACTCGCCGCTCCGGGCGTGCCCGCGAGCGCCAAGAAGCTGCTCGTCTCCATCCGCCCGGAGAAAGTCGCCGTGTCGAAGTCGCGCCCCGACGCCGCCAACGCGTTCGCGGCGTTGGTCGACGAGGAAGTTTTCCAAGGCCCGACCGATTACCTCGAACTCCACCTCGACGGCGGCCTCGAGCTGAACGCGCTCCTCGCCAACGAAAGCGCGCTCAACGAATCCATCTGCCGCGGCGAACGCGTCTGGGTCGCCCTGCACGCGAGCGACCTCGTCGTCGTGCACGCCGAGTAG
- a CDS encoding ABC transporter permease, with amino-acid sequence MLVWLAAFVVVPTAILIVYSFCERDELGRIVFSFTWENYHRVAEPVYMRVFVRSIGYAALTTAICAVVGFPVAWTIARAREAWRQRLILLVMIPFWTSFLVRTYAWITILKQEGLLNGLLRLLPLGLGPLDLLYTPTAVVIGLVYAYLPFMILPIYTSAEKLPGDLIEAAHDLGAGPLRVFSKVIIPLTAPGIAAGTLLVFVPAIGMFAITDLMGGAKTPLIGNVIQNQFTQARDWPFGAALGVVFLLLFALAYWLLQRDRSTEAAS; translated from the coding sequence ATGCTCGTGTGGCTGGCGGCCTTCGTGGTGGTGCCCACCGCGATCCTCATCGTCTATAGCTTCTGCGAGCGCGACGAACTCGGGCGCATCGTGTTCTCGTTCACTTGGGAAAACTACCACCGCGTCGCCGAGCCGGTGTATATGCGCGTGTTCGTGCGTTCGATCGGCTACGCGGCGCTCACGACCGCGATTTGCGCGGTGGTCGGCTTTCCCGTGGCGTGGACGATTGCGCGCGCGCGTGAGGCTTGGCGGCAGCGGCTGATTCTCCTCGTGATGATCCCGTTCTGGACGAGCTTCCTCGTGCGCACCTACGCGTGGATCACCATCCTCAAGCAGGAAGGCCTGCTCAACGGCCTGCTGCGCCTCCTGCCGCTCGGGCTCGGACCGCTCGATTTGCTCTACACGCCGACCGCCGTCGTCATCGGCCTCGTCTACGCCTACCTGCCTTTCATGATCCTGCCGATCTACACCAGCGCCGAAAAACTGCCCGGCGATCTCATCGAGGCCGCGCACGATCTCGGCGCCGGTCCCCTGCGCGTGTTTTCCAAGGTCATCATCCCGCTCACCGCACCGGGCATCGCGGCGGGCACGCTGCTCGTGTTCGTGCCGGCGATCGGCATGTTCGCCATCACCGACCTCATGGGCGGCGCCAAGACCCCGCTCATCGGCAACGTCATCCAGAACCAGTTCACGCAGGCGCGCGACTGGCCCTTCGGCGCGGCGCTCGGCGTCGTGTTCCTGCTGCTCTTTGCGCTCGCCTACTGGCTGCTCCAACGTGACCGCTCGACGGAGGCCGCCTCATGA
- a CDS encoding spermidine/putrescine ABC transporter substrate-binding protein: MKLIRSALVLGAASAAALFASAKEEINLFGWSEYVPQEVIDGFTKETGIAVNFETYASNEEMLAKLVAGGAAYDLIQPSDYTAEVLIRQKLLAPIDADLVPNRKNIAADFIGRAHDPKNQFTVPYMAGTVGIVVNTEVVKDDIKGYKDVFQPKFKDRIVVLNDTREIVSWALNTLGLPVNQIDAAALEKARPVVAEWVKLIKLYDSDSPKTALLNGDVDLGVVWSGEAAILWKENKKFKYVLPSEGAHQWLDVLAIPATAPHKAAAHKFINYILRPEVSKLISEKFPYTNPNAGARKLLSADELANYASYPNGALRLESFRDIGKAAGEIDRLVTDLKSR, encoded by the coding sequence ATGAAATTGATCCGCAGCGCACTCGTCCTCGGCGCGGCTTCTGCCGCCGCGCTCTTCGCCTCCGCCAAGGAGGAGATCAACCTCTTCGGCTGGTCCGAATACGTCCCGCAGGAAGTCATCGACGGCTTCACGAAGGAGACCGGCATCGCCGTGAACTTCGAGACCTACGCCTCGAACGAGGAAATGCTCGCCAAGCTCGTCGCCGGCGGCGCCGCCTACGATCTCATCCAGCCGTCCGACTACACCGCCGAGGTGCTCATTCGCCAGAAACTCCTCGCGCCGATCGACGCCGACCTCGTGCCCAACCGGAAGAACATCGCGGCGGACTTCATCGGCCGCGCGCACGATCCGAAGAACCAGTTCACCGTGCCCTACATGGCCGGCACCGTCGGCATCGTCGTCAACACCGAGGTCGTGAAAGACGACATCAAAGGATACAAGGACGTCTTCCAACCCAAGTTCAAGGACCGCATCGTCGTCCTCAACGACACGCGCGAGATCGTCAGCTGGGCCCTCAACACGCTCGGCCTGCCCGTCAACCAGATCGACGCCGCCGCGCTCGAGAAGGCCCGCCCCGTCGTCGCCGAATGGGTGAAGCTGATCAAACTCTACGACTCCGACAGCCCGAAGACCGCGCTGCTCAACGGCGACGTCGACCTCGGCGTGGTCTGGAGCGGTGAGGCCGCCATTCTCTGGAAGGAGAACAAGAAGTTCAAATACGTGCTCCCGTCCGAGGGCGCGCACCAATGGCTCGACGTTCTCGCGATCCCCGCCACCGCGCCGCACAAGGCCGCCGCGCACAAATTCATCAACTACATCCTCCGCCCCGAAGTCTCGAAGCTCATCTCCGAGAAATTCCCCTATACGAACCCGAACGCGGGTGCCCGCAAGCTGCTCAGCGCCGACGAACTCGCGAACTACGCCAGCTACCCGAACGGTGCGCTGAGGCTCGAGTCCTTCCGCGACATCGGCAAGGCCGCCGGCGAGATCGATCGCCTCGTGACCGACCTGAAGAGCCGATAA
- a CDS encoding ABC transporter permease translates to MAAAKPTRSSFTGLRAMEWFLRGWTALVFAFLYVPILVLVAYSFNDSRLNVVWTGFTFRWFVQLFDNAPLMRAAYNSLVIAAATTVFSVVLGTLGAWLLHRYRYHGARAVQTLFTIPMVVPEVLMGISLLILFAAVDLSLGFTTVIIAHVTFCFPFVLVAVQARLHDLDPALEEAALDLGATPLQAFWLVILPSLRPAIIAGALMAFTLSLDELIVTFFTTSASSATLPVRVFGMAKVGLNPMLNALSALFVLVTITVVVFSHYLRRLGRGSSAPSSQPS, encoded by the coding sequence ATGGCGGCAGCGAAGCCAACCCGTTCTTCTTTCACCGGCCTGCGGGCGATGGAGTGGTTCCTGCGCGGATGGACCGCGCTGGTGTTCGCGTTTCTCTACGTGCCGATCCTCGTGCTCGTCGCCTATTCGTTCAACGATTCGCGGCTGAACGTCGTGTGGACCGGCTTCACGTTTCGCTGGTTCGTCCAACTGTTCGACAACGCGCCGCTCATGCGCGCGGCCTACAACAGCCTCGTCATCGCGGCGGCGACGACCGTGTTTTCCGTCGTGCTCGGCACGCTCGGCGCGTGGCTGCTGCATCGCTACCGCTACCACGGCGCACGGGCCGTGCAGACGCTTTTCACCATCCCGATGGTCGTGCCGGAAGTGCTGATGGGCATCAGCCTGCTCATCCTTTTCGCGGCCGTGGATCTCTCGCTCGGTTTCACGACGGTCATCATCGCGCACGTCACTTTCTGTTTCCCGTTCGTGCTCGTGGCGGTGCAGGCGCGCCTCCACGACCTCGACCCGGCGCTCGAGGAGGCCGCGCTCGATCTCGGCGCGACGCCGTTGCAGGCGTTCTGGCTCGTGATCCTGCCGAGCCTGCGTCCCGCCATCATCGCGGGTGCGTTGATGGCCTTCACGCTCTCGCTCGACGAGCTGATCGTGACCTTCTTCACCACGAGCGCTTCGTCCGCGACGTTGCCCGTTCGCGTCTTCGGCATGGCCAAGGTCGGCCTCAATCCGATGCTGAACGCGCTCTCGGCACTGTTCGTGCTCGTCACGATTACGGTCGTGGTATTCTCCCATTATCTGCGCCGCCTGGGCCGCGGCTCTTCGGCCCCTTCCTCCCAACCCTCATGA